TTAAACAAAACTTTATAGGTTTCACCTCCAACCGAATTTCTTTCGGCCCTGTTTGTTTggctataaaattttcctttcaagTGATAGTTACAGATTCCATgtaaaatttttcttatttcttagtgtgtattttatatgaaaataaataataaaaaaatatgttttataAGAAAATGTTCCTTTTTCATAACCTCAAAATCGAAATCTAATAGAATCAATTCGATTTTATTTGTATGTGGTTCATACACAATCTCGTACCAATCTCacatgattttagggtttagtatggTTCAGCTTTAGTTTGAGCTCAGTTTATGCAGATTATATTTTTTTCGGTTTGAATTTGGTCCAAATTGATActgatgtaaaaaaaaattctattctcaAAATCAATACTgaaccaaaattttcaattcgCAATTCAATTTTGGAATCCAGTTTCCATTCCAGGtagaaattgacacccttacaatTTTGCATTGAAACAAACAGAGCCTTTCAAGAGTTCATTGAAGTTGGAAGCTTATAGAGCTTATCAGTGTTAGTTTGTTCCTTCTTTGCATTATTCAATCTGCAAGGGAAAAGGACATAGTACAGCACTAGGAAGGAGATGTTGAGACTTCAACTGCAAAAAGCTAAGCTAAGCTTTTTCTTCACTCTAAAGAAAGATTAAAGAAGAACTGCCAcacagaaaagagaaaaagagagagagaaaggaaatgaaagcTTCTCAGTTATGGGGATTCATTTCTCTATTGATTTTCATCTTCAGACTCAGACCATCAATGgcaggaggagagaaggagaaccCACTGATCGAAACACATTCGAATCTGGTTGAAATGGCCGGGTATGGAGAGGACAAGCTCTCCTCCGTCCTTGTGATCGGTTCTGTCAATTGTGAGGCGGTCTTGGATGGAGAATCAGAACCTCATTCATGGCCCGTCTCAGGTTCGTCAACCccttaattctctctcttttggtttAAGGAGTAATCACGAATGCAGTTCCAGATGGGTTACGAGGCTCATGTTGACCTGCTTTGATCCACTTAAAGGTTGTAATTTTTACAGGTGCAAAAGTAGCCGTTACATGCAAAAGGGGAAGGCAAAATAGGAACCCAGATAGCACACAGGGATGGACAGATGAGTATGGAGACTTCATCATCGACCTTCCGTCCCGCCTTCATGCAATTCCAAGTCTGGAAAAGTCATGCTCTGTGAGGATTTTTTATCTGCCAAAAATAACTCCCTGCAAGCAGGTTTTTGTAAGGAAGCCTAGAGGATTAAGATTAACATCACTTGGGAATGGCATCCGCACTTACACCACCGGAATGATAACATTCCAACAACCTCCTAATAAACCTTAACAGTTGAAGCATAATGAAAGTCACGAAGAAATGACCCCTTGGTGAGTTTATTTTGGAAGATCACCTGAGATTAAAATTGAGCTCAATCAGATAAGAGGGTCATGGATGTGACCCTAGTTA
This genomic stretch from Macadamia integrifolia cultivar HAES 741 chromosome 2, SCU_Mint_v3, whole genome shotgun sequence harbors:
- the LOC122093796 gene encoding uncharacterized protein LOC122093796, whose amino-acid sequence is MKASQLWGFISLLIFIFRLRPSMAGGEKENPLIETHSNLVEMAGYGEDKLSSVLVIGSVNCEAVLDGESEPHSWPVSGAKVAVTCKRGRQNRNPDSTQGWTDEYGDFIIDLPSRLHAIPSLEKSCSVRIFYLPKITPCKQVFVRKPRGLRLTSLGNGIRTYTTGMITFQQPPNKP